Proteins encoded by one window of Kribbella italica:
- the xdhB gene encoding xanthine dehydrogenase molybdopterin binding subunit, with product MSHLSERPAKAVVGVPLPHESAALHVTGEALYTDDLVVRTKDVLHAYPVQSPHAHARIVDLRVKPAYDVPGIVRVLTSEDVPGVNDAGVKHDEPLFPSTEVMFHGHAICWVLGETLEAARLGAAAVEVEYDELPSLVTVREAIAAGNFQGTGRHLEHGDVDAALDSAAHVFEGEFEFAGQEHFYLETHCALALVDEGGQIFVQSSTQHPSETQEIVAHVLGVASHAVTVQCLRMGGGFGGKEMQPHGFAAIAALGATLTGRPVRLRLNRTQDVTMSGKRHGFHSRWRAGFDDEGRIVALDATLTADGGWSLDLSEPVLARAMCHIDNAYWIPTVRVDGQIAKTNKTSQTAFRGFGGPQGMLVIEDLLGRCAPLLGYDAMELRRRNLYQPGHSTPYGQPVRHAERLEACWSEVLRTGEIAERQAEIVRFNAAQANRKRAIAATPVKFGISFNLTAFNQAGALVHVYKDGSVLINHGGTEMGQGLHTKMLQVAATTLGVPLERVRLAPTRTDKVPNTSATAASSGADLNGAAIKNACEQIRERLEQVAGGRLGISPHDVRFTDGVARGLSGDGVPWEEIVHSAYHQRVQLWAAGFYRTEGLHWDANAMHGEPFKYFAYGVAAAEVEVDGFTGGYTLRRVDIVHDVGDSLSPLIDIGQIEGGFVQGAGWLTLEDLRWDESDGPNRGRLATQAASTYKLPSFSEMPQVFNVHLLEKAHEDGAVYGSKAVGEPPLMLAFSVREALRQAAAAFGPAGTSVDLPSPATPEAVFWSLDKARSAAGATLDGSRASGARSGEAARGRGEPAPSSSPSPSRLSGV from the coding sequence ATGAGCCACCTGTCCGAACGCCCCGCCAAGGCCGTGGTCGGCGTACCGCTGCCGCACGAGAGCGCCGCGCTGCACGTCACCGGCGAGGCTCTCTATACCGACGACCTCGTCGTCCGGACCAAGGACGTCCTGCACGCCTATCCCGTCCAGTCGCCGCACGCGCATGCCCGGATCGTCGACCTGCGCGTCAAGCCGGCGTACGACGTGCCAGGTATCGTCCGCGTCCTGACCTCGGAGGACGTCCCCGGGGTCAACGACGCCGGCGTGAAGCACGACGAGCCGCTCTTCCCCAGCACCGAGGTGATGTTCCACGGCCACGCGATCTGCTGGGTGCTCGGCGAGACGCTGGAGGCCGCGCGGCTCGGCGCGGCCGCCGTCGAGGTCGAGTACGACGAGCTGCCGTCCCTGGTCACCGTCCGCGAAGCAATTGCCGCGGGCAACTTCCAGGGCACCGGCCGGCACCTCGAGCACGGCGACGTCGACGCCGCCTTGGACTCGGCGGCGCACGTGTTCGAGGGGGAATTCGAGTTCGCCGGGCAGGAGCACTTCTACCTGGAGACCCACTGCGCGCTCGCGCTGGTCGACGAGGGCGGCCAGATCTTCGTGCAGAGCAGCACGCAGCACCCGTCGGAGACCCAGGAGATCGTCGCGCACGTGCTCGGCGTCGCCAGCCACGCGGTGACCGTGCAGTGCCTGCGGATGGGCGGAGGGTTCGGCGGCAAGGAGATGCAACCGCACGGCTTCGCCGCGATCGCCGCCCTCGGCGCAACGCTGACCGGGCGCCCGGTCCGGCTGCGGCTCAACCGCACGCAGGACGTCACGATGTCCGGCAAGCGGCACGGCTTCCACAGCCGGTGGCGCGCCGGGTTCGACGACGAGGGCCGGATCGTCGCGCTCGACGCCACACTCACCGCGGACGGCGGCTGGAGCCTCGATCTGTCCGAGCCCGTGCTGGCCCGCGCGATGTGCCACATCGACAACGCGTACTGGATCCCGACCGTGCGCGTCGACGGGCAGATCGCGAAGACGAACAAGACCTCGCAGACCGCGTTCCGCGGGTTCGGCGGTCCGCAGGGAATGCTCGTCATCGAGGACCTGCTCGGGCGCTGCGCGCCGTTGCTCGGGTACGACGCGATGGAGCTGCGGCGGCGCAACCTGTACCAGCCGGGCCACAGCACGCCGTACGGGCAACCCGTCCGGCACGCGGAGCGGCTCGAAGCGTGCTGGAGCGAGGTGCTCCGCACCGGCGAGATCGCGGAGCGGCAGGCGGAGATCGTGCGGTTCAACGCGGCGCAGGCCAACCGCAAGCGCGCGATCGCGGCGACGCCGGTGAAGTTCGGGATCTCGTTCAACCTGACCGCGTTCAACCAGGCCGGTGCGCTGGTGCACGTCTACAAGGACGGCTCGGTGCTGATCAACCACGGCGGCACGGAGATGGGCCAGGGCCTGCACACGAAGATGCTGCAGGTCGCGGCGACGACGCTCGGCGTACCGCTGGAGCGGGTACGGCTGGCACCGACGCGGACCGACAAGGTGCCGAACACCTCCGCGACCGCGGCCAGCTCGGGCGCCGATCTCAACGGCGCGGCGATCAAGAACGCCTGCGAGCAGATCCGCGAGCGGCTCGAACAGGTCGCCGGTGGGCGGCTCGGGATCAGTCCTCACGACGTGCGCTTCACCGACGGGGTCGCTCGCGGTCTCTCGGGCGACGGCGTGCCGTGGGAGGAGATCGTGCACAGCGCCTACCACCAGCGCGTTCAGCTCTGGGCGGCCGGCTTCTACCGGACCGAGGGGCTGCACTGGGACGCCAACGCGATGCACGGCGAACCGTTCAAGTACTTCGCGTACGGCGTCGCGGCCGCCGAGGTCGAGGTCGACGGGTTCACCGGCGGCTACACGCTGCGCCGGGTCGACATCGTGCACGACGTCGGCGACAGCCTCAGCCCGCTGATCGACATCGGCCAGATCGAGGGCGGCTTCGTCCAGGGCGCCGGGTGGCTGACGCTGGAGGATCTGCGCTGGGACGAGTCCGACGGCCCGAACCGCGGGCGCCTCGCGACACAGGCGGCCAGCACGTACAAGCTGCCGAGCTTCTCGGAGATGCCGCAGGTGTTCAACGTGCACCTGCTGGAGAAGGCCCACGAGGACGGCGCGGTCTACGGCTCGAAGGCCGTCGGCGAACCACCGCTGATGCTGGCCTTCTCGGTCCGCGAGGCACTCCGCCAAGCCGCGGCAGCCTTCGGCCCAGCCGGAACCAGCGTCGACCTGCCCTCCCCGGCAACCCCGGAAGCGGTGTTCTGGTCCCTGGACAAGGCCCGCTCGGCAGCAGGCGCCACCCTCGACGGCAGCCGCGCGAGTGGCGCCCGCAGCGGCGAAGCCGCTCGCGGCCGGGGCGAGCCGGCCCCCTCCTCCTCCCCCTCCCCCTCCCGTCTGAGTGGAGTGTGA
- a CDS encoding xanthine dehydrogenase small subunit gives MSPKIKVNGADVSLDGAGVHTTTLDWLRDRGLTGAKEGCAEGECGACSVLVARPGIDSPTEWTAINACLVPVAALDGQEVVTSEGLGTSSSLHPVQQEMAVRGGSQCGFCTPGFVCSMAAEYYRPTRTACTGDGEHGANGFDLHALSGNLCRCTGYRPIRDAAYALGDPEIDDTLAARRATPPPPAAVTRLVSGGAEFVRPERLRDVLDILAESPEAKVVAGSTDAGVEVNLRGVRSPLVVAVDRLSELREFSVEDDQIRIGAALTLTEIERMLAGRVPLLEQLFPQFASRLIRNGATIGGNLGTGSPIGDTPPALLALDAQLVLASRRGERTVALSDYFTGYRQTLKTPDELIRTILVPRPLAPLTAFHKIAKRRFDDISSVAVGYALDVVDGVVQRARIGLGGVAATPIRAGATEQVLIGRPWTERTVREAAAVMATEGTPMDDHRASASYRSAMLGQSLLRFHAQQAQQLDVEGVSA, from the coding sequence ATGAGCCCGAAGATCAAGGTCAACGGCGCCGACGTCTCACTGGACGGCGCCGGGGTCCACACCACCACGCTGGACTGGCTCCGCGACCGCGGGCTGACCGGCGCGAAGGAAGGCTGCGCCGAAGGCGAGTGCGGTGCGTGCTCGGTCCTGGTCGCCCGGCCCGGTATCGACAGCCCGACCGAGTGGACCGCGATCAACGCCTGCCTCGTCCCGGTCGCCGCACTGGACGGCCAGGAGGTCGTCACCTCGGAAGGCCTGGGCACCAGTTCTTCGCTCCACCCCGTCCAGCAGGAAATGGCAGTCCGCGGCGGATCCCAGTGCGGCTTCTGCACCCCAGGCTTCGTCTGCAGCATGGCCGCCGAGTACTACCGACCAACCCGTACGGCGTGCACAGGAGACGGTGAGCACGGCGCCAACGGTTTCGATCTGCACGCGTTGAGCGGCAACCTGTGTCGTTGTACTGGCTACCGTCCTATCCGCGACGCGGCGTACGCGCTGGGCGACCCGGAGATCGACGACACACTTGCGGCGCGTCGAGCGACTCCTCCTCCCCCGGCGGCGGTGACTCGGTTGGTGTCGGGTGGGGCCGAGTTCGTTCGGCCGGAGCGGTTGAGAGACGTGCTGGACATTCTTGCCGAGAGCCCCGAAGCCAAGGTGGTGGCCGGCTCGACGGATGCGGGGGTCGAGGTCAACCTGCGCGGGGTGCGGTCTCCCCTGGTGGTTGCCGTCGATCGGCTGAGCGAGCTCCGGGAGTTCTCCGTTGAGGACGACCAGATCCGGATCGGCGCCGCGCTCACGCTGACCGAGATCGAGCGGATGCTCGCCGGACGGGTGCCGCTGCTCGAGCAGCTGTTCCCGCAGTTCGCCTCGCGGCTGATTCGCAACGGCGCGACGATCGGCGGCAACCTCGGGACCGGTTCACCGATCGGCGACACCCCGCCGGCGCTGCTCGCCCTCGACGCCCAGCTCGTCCTGGCGTCGCGCCGAGGCGAGCGGACAGTTGCCTTGTCCGACTACTTCACGGGCTACCGGCAAACACTCAAGACTCCCGACGAGCTGATCCGCACCATCCTCGTCCCACGACCGCTCGCGCCGCTGACCGCGTTCCACAAGATCGCCAAGCGCCGCTTCGACGACATCTCCAGCGTGGCCGTCGGCTACGCCCTCGACGTCGTCGACGGAGTCGTCCAGCGGGCCCGCATCGGACTCGGCGGCGTCGCTGCCACCCCGATCCGCGCCGGCGCGACCGAGCAAGTACTCATCGGCCGCCCGTGGACCGAGCGCACGGTTCGCGAGGCGGCGGCGGTGATGGCGACCGAGGGCACCCCGATGGACGACCACCGCGCCAGCGCGTCGTACCGGTCCGCGATGCTCGGCCAGTCGCTCCTCCGCTTCCATGCCCAACAGGCCCAGCAGCTCGACGTCGAGGGGGTCAGCGCATGA
- the pucL gene encoding factor-independent urate hydroxylase, with translation MAIHLGANQYGKAESRVVRIYRDTPRHQIRDLNVSSALRGRFEDAHTTGDQAEVLPTDTQKNTAFAFAKEKGVGAIEDFALTLGDHFLEATPAADGARVEIEEYPWERILVDGQEHDHSFVRSGSGVRSTIVNVEGRGAERRAHVVSGIHDLTVLKSTGSEFHGFRKDKYTTLPETDDRILATSLVARWRYDHTEVDWDKSYDEIKGLLLEQFARIHSYALQQTLYGMGSAVLERHPEVAEIKFSAPNKHHFLVDLSPFAVENPGEVFIAADRPYGLIEATVVRDDATDAGSAWHAVPGFC, from the coding sequence ATGGCGATCCACCTGGGAGCCAACCAGTACGGCAAGGCCGAGAGCCGCGTCGTCCGGATCTACCGTGACACCCCGCGCCACCAGATCCGCGACCTCAACGTCTCGTCCGCGCTGCGCGGACGGTTCGAGGACGCGCACACCACCGGCGACCAGGCCGAGGTGCTGCCGACCGACACGCAGAAGAACACCGCGTTCGCGTTCGCCAAGGAGAAGGGCGTCGGTGCGATCGAGGACTTCGCGCTGACACTGGGCGACCACTTCCTCGAGGCGACGCCGGCCGCCGACGGCGCGCGGGTCGAGATCGAGGAGTACCCGTGGGAGCGGATCCTGGTCGACGGGCAGGAGCACGACCACTCGTTCGTCCGGTCCGGCAGCGGCGTCCGGTCGACGATCGTCAACGTCGAAGGGCGCGGCGCCGAGCGGCGGGCGCACGTGGTCTCCGGCATCCACGACCTCACCGTGCTGAAGTCGACCGGCTCGGAGTTCCACGGGTTCCGCAAGGACAAGTACACGACGCTGCCGGAGACCGACGACCGGATCCTCGCCACGTCGCTGGTCGCCCGGTGGCGCTACGACCACACCGAGGTCGACTGGGACAAGTCGTACGACGAGATCAAGGGGCTGCTGCTCGAGCAGTTCGCGCGCATTCACAGCTACGCGTTGCAGCAGACGCTGTACGGGATGGGATCGGCCGTGCTGGAGCGGCACCCGGAGGTCGCGGAGATCAAGTTCTCGGCGCCGAACAAGCATCACTTCCTGGTCGACCTGTCGCCGTTCGCGGTGGAGAACCCAGGTGAGGTCTTCATCGCGGCGGACCGCCCGTACGGGTTGATCGAGGCAACGGTCGTTCGGGACGACGCCACGGACGCGGGCAGTGCGTGGCACGCCGTCCCGGGTTTCTGCTGA
- the uraD gene encoding 2-oxo-4-hydroxy-4-carboxy-5-ureidoimidazoline decarboxylase, whose amino-acid sequence MKAALRPRRQTSRHPVDEVMSPGRLAVYGTQHVLAFYAGAVIVPILLANSIGLSTEQLVHLINADLFTCGIASIIQSVGFWKVGVRLPLLQGVTFTAVSPMIAIGLAAGGGTDGLLVIYGAVLVAGLATFFIAPFFSRLIRFFPPVVTGSVITIIGLALLPVAAGDATGGAGPTSDPTSGKNLAYALGTLGLIVLIQRVFKGFMATVAVLVGLVVGTLVAWALGDAHFGAVADSGWVGVTTPFYFGWPQFSIAAIISMVVVMLITAVETTGDVFATGEIVEKRIGREDIARALRADGLATTIGGVFNSFPYTCFAENVGLVRLTRVKSRWVVAAAGVIMIILGLLPKAGAIVAGIPHPVLGGAALAMFATVAVVGFQTLTKVDFHDHRNVVIVATSVGLAMYVTAQPQVAQAVPDWAEIIFGSGITLGSLTAILLNLLFHHVGKDFGPAVAGQPGASAVRLDQVNKMTRAEFVETFAGLFQGPRWMVERAWEMRPFTDTHALRRSFQEALFSGSVEEQRELIEAYPQLGSQLVADGLSGEASLRDQATRGLTFLAEPERDELAAITEQYRERFGFPLVISVRDADSFARIVEQGRERLGNCENQEHAAALLEIAKIAGYRFDDFLSDANPIHSARTRWSSNR is encoded by the coding sequence ATGAAGGCAGCCCTGCGCCCCCGACGCCAGACCTCGCGTCATCCCGTCGACGAGGTGATGTCCCCCGGACGTCTTGCCGTCTACGGCACCCAGCACGTCCTGGCCTTCTACGCCGGCGCGGTGATCGTCCCGATCCTGCTGGCGAACTCGATCGGCCTCAGCACCGAGCAACTCGTGCACCTGATCAACGCCGACCTGTTCACCTGCGGTATCGCCTCGATCATCCAGTCGGTCGGGTTCTGGAAGGTCGGTGTCCGGCTGCCGCTGCTGCAGGGTGTGACGTTCACCGCGGTGTCGCCGATGATCGCGATCGGTCTGGCCGCCGGCGGCGGCACCGACGGACTGCTGGTCATCTACGGCGCGGTCCTGGTCGCCGGTCTGGCGACGTTCTTCATCGCGCCGTTCTTCAGCCGGCTGATCCGCTTCTTCCCGCCGGTCGTCACCGGTTCGGTGATCACCATCATCGGCCTCGCTCTGCTGCCGGTCGCGGCCGGCGACGCCACCGGCGGTGCCGGACCGACGTCGGACCCGACCAGCGGCAAGAACCTCGCGTACGCGCTGGGCACGCTCGGACTGATCGTGCTGATCCAGCGAGTCTTCAAGGGGTTCATGGCAACGGTCGCCGTCCTGGTCGGCCTGGTGGTCGGGACGCTGGTCGCCTGGGCGCTCGGGGACGCCCACTTCGGCGCCGTCGCGGACTCCGGCTGGGTCGGCGTCACCACCCCCTTCTACTTCGGCTGGCCGCAGTTCTCGATCGCCGCGATCATCTCGATGGTCGTCGTCATGCTCATCACCGCGGTGGAGACGACTGGTGACGTCTTCGCGACCGGTGAGATCGTCGAGAAGCGGATCGGCCGCGAGGACATCGCCCGGGCGCTGCGGGCCGACGGTCTGGCCACCACGATCGGCGGCGTCTTCAACTCGTTCCCGTACACCTGCTTCGCCGAGAACGTCGGGCTGGTCCGGCTGACCCGGGTGAAGAGCCGCTGGGTGGTCGCCGCGGCCGGCGTGATCATGATCATCCTCGGACTGCTGCCGAAGGCCGGCGCGATCGTGGCCGGCATCCCGCACCCGGTGCTCGGCGGTGCCGCGCTGGCGATGTTCGCCACCGTCGCCGTCGTCGGCTTCCAGACGCTGACCAAGGTCGACTTCCACGACCACCGCAACGTGGTGATCGTCGCGACCAGCGTCGGGCTGGCCATGTACGTGACCGCGCAGCCGCAAGTCGCCCAGGCGGTGCCGGACTGGGCCGAGATCATCTTCGGCAGCGGCATCACGCTCGGCAGCCTGACCGCGATCCTGCTGAACCTGCTCTTCCACCACGTCGGCAAGGACTTCGGCCCGGCCGTCGCCGGTCAGCCGGGGGCGAGCGCCGTACGGCTGGACCAGGTGAACAAGATGACGCGGGCGGAGTTCGTCGAGACGTTCGCCGGGCTGTTCCAGGGGCCGCGCTGGATGGTCGAGCGGGCCTGGGAGATGCGGCCGTTCACCGACACGCACGCGCTACGGCGGTCGTTCCAGGAGGCGTTGTTCTCCGGGTCGGTCGAGGAGCAGCGTGAGCTGATCGAGGCGTACCCGCAGCTCGGGTCGCAGCTCGTCGCGGACGGGCTGAGCGGTGAGGCGTCGCTGCGGGACCAGGCCACCCGCGGGCTCACCTTCCTGGCCGAGCCCGAGCGCGACGAGCTGGCCGCGATCACCGAGCAGTACCGCGAGCGCTTCGGCTTCCCGCTGGTGATCTCGGTCCGCGACGCGGACTCGTTCGCCCGGATCGTCGAGCAGGGCCGCGAACGGCTCGGCAACTGCGAGAACCAGGAGCACGCCGCCGCGCTGCTGGAGATCGCGAAGATCGCCGGCTACCGCTTCGACGACTTCCTGTCCGACGCCAATCCCATCCACAGTGCAAGGACCCGCTGGAGCAGCAACCGATGA
- the uraH gene encoding hydroxyisourate hydrolase: MSTVSTHVLDTALGRPACGVPVRLSRIGTERPGDRAADLVVELGSGRTNDDGRVNDLTPHGLAPGTYQLWFDVAAYAAASGQEIFFPEVTVTFTITDERHHHVPLLLSPFAYSTYRGS; the protein is encoded by the coding sequence ATGAGTACCGTCAGCACGCACGTTCTCGACACCGCGCTGGGCAGACCCGCGTGCGGCGTGCCGGTCCGGCTGTCGCGGATCGGCACCGAGCGGCCGGGCGACCGGGCCGCCGACCTGGTGGTCGAGCTCGGCTCCGGCCGGACCAACGACGACGGCCGCGTCAACGACCTGACCCCGCACGGGCTCGCGCCCGGCACGTACCAGCTCTGGTTCGACGTCGCCGCCTACGCGGCCGCGTCCGGCCAGGAGATCTTCTTTCCCGAGGTCACCGTGACCTTCACGATCACCGACGAGCGGCACCACCACGTCCCCCTGCTGCTCAGCCCGTTCGCCTATTCCACCTATCGAGGGAGCTGA
- the guaD gene encoding guanine deaminase, whose translation MTLFRGTFLDTPDNPFAGGTLRVATDAALLVEAGVIRARGPYQELRRAHPAEQVVDLTGGLVLPGFVDTHVHFPQIRAVGGMGMPLMEWLDKYALPEEARMADPAYAGSVADEFVRGLAAAGTTSALVFGAHYVDAMDTLFTAASRVGLRVTSGLVVSDRLLRPDLLTTPDRTHTESVALANRWHGVGRNRYAVTPRFSLSCTDELLAACHDVLNDVPDAWFTSHLNENDAEIATVAELFGGSDYLSTYDKHGLVGRRSVFAHNVHPTDVELKLLGTSGATVAHCPTSNAALGSGLFPIGRHLDHGVRVALGSDVGAGTGFSLLKEGLQAYFCQQLLGDHGHPLTSAHLLHLSTAAGAEALGLDEVGDLSVGKRFDAQLLRPADSSPLAVGITHAADAEEVLARIFTLGTPADVRAVWIDGELLTTGEN comes from the coding sequence ATGACGCTGTTCAGAGGCACGTTCCTCGACACCCCTGACAACCCGTTCGCCGGCGGCACCCTGCGGGTCGCCACAGACGCCGCATTGCTCGTCGAAGCCGGCGTGATCCGTGCCCGCGGCCCCTACCAGGAGCTGCGCCGCGCGCACCCTGCCGAGCAGGTCGTCGATCTGACCGGCGGGCTGGTGCTGCCCGGGTTCGTCGACACGCACGTGCACTTCCCGCAGATCCGCGCGGTCGGCGGGATGGGCATGCCGCTGATGGAGTGGCTCGACAAGTACGCGCTGCCCGAGGAAGCCCGCATGGCCGACCCGGCGTACGCCGGCAGCGTGGCCGACGAATTCGTCCGTGGCCTCGCGGCCGCCGGTACGACGAGCGCGCTGGTCTTCGGCGCCCACTACGTCGACGCGATGGACACCCTCTTCACCGCTGCCTCTCGCGTCGGCCTGCGCGTCACCAGCGGCCTGGTCGTCAGCGACCGGCTGCTGCGGCCCGACCTGCTGACGACCCCGGATCGCACGCACACCGAATCCGTTGCCCTGGCCAACCGCTGGCACGGCGTCGGCCGCAACCGGTACGCCGTGACGCCGCGCTTCTCGCTCTCGTGCACCGACGAACTGCTGGCCGCCTGCCACGACGTACTGAACGACGTACCGGACGCGTGGTTCACCTCGCACCTGAACGAGAACGACGCCGAGATCGCCACGGTGGCCGAGCTGTTCGGCGGCAGCGACTACCTCAGCACGTACGACAAGCACGGCCTGGTCGGACGGCGCAGCGTCTTCGCGCACAACGTGCACCCGACCGACGTCGAGCTCAAGCTGCTGGGCACGAGCGGCGCGACGGTCGCACACTGCCCGACGAGCAACGCCGCGCTCGGCAGCGGGCTGTTCCCGATCGGCCGGCACCTCGACCACGGCGTCCGCGTCGCGCTCGGGTCGGACGTCGGCGCGGGCACCGGGTTCTCGCTGCTGAAGGAAGGGCTGCAGGCGTACTTCTGCCAGCAGCTCCTCGGCGACCACGGTCACCCACTGACCTCCGCCCACCTGCTGCACCTGTCCACAGCCGCCGGAGCCGAGGCGCTTGGCCTGGACGAGGTCGGCGACCTGAGCGTCGGCAAGCGCTTCGACGCCCAGCTGCTGCGGCCCGCCGACAGCTCACCGCTGGCGGTCGGCATCACCCACGCGGCCGACGCCGAGGAAGTGCTGGCCCGGATCTTCACGCTCGGTACGCCGGCCGACGTCCGCGCCGTCTGGATCGACGGCGAGCTGCTCACCACTGGGGAGAACTGA
- the xdhC gene encoding xanthine dehydrogenase accessory protein XdhC: MEWLRAVQRLREQRRAGVLVTVVSVRGHSPREAGAKMVVSSDHVWATVGGGNLEMVAVDRARAMIAEQLVESEVLEFKLSDKAPYQQAVQCCGGEMKLLLEPLAVVPSVAIFGLGHVGLELARILARHDLELHLIDSRPDQLSAERLAVLDDAVAGVHIHQVPVLPELVVGELPPGTHALVMTHDHAEDAALCDAALRNGQLATIGLIGSSAKWSRFQRKLAEDGNPPEAIATITTPIGLPDLPGKEPATIAVSVAAWLLHQFIAERNHAPAHREAKA, translated from the coding sequence ATGGAGTGGCTGCGAGCGGTTCAGCGCCTTCGGGAGCAGCGTCGGGCTGGTGTGTTGGTGACGGTGGTTTCTGTGCGTGGGCACTCCCCTCGTGAGGCCGGCGCCAAGATGGTTGTCAGCTCCGACCACGTGTGGGCGACCGTTGGCGGCGGCAACTTGGAGATGGTGGCCGTCGACCGGGCTCGCGCGATGATCGCCGAGCAGCTGGTTGAGTCTGAGGTGCTGGAGTTCAAGCTCTCCGACAAAGCGCCGTACCAGCAGGCCGTGCAGTGCTGCGGCGGGGAGATGAAGCTCCTGCTGGAGCCGCTCGCCGTGGTGCCGTCCGTCGCGATCTTCGGGCTCGGCCACGTCGGCCTCGAGCTGGCCCGGATCCTGGCGCGGCACGATCTCGAGCTGCACCTGATCGACTCCCGGCCCGATCAGCTGTCCGCCGAGCGGCTCGCCGTCCTGGACGACGCCGTAGCGGGCGTCCACATCCACCAGGTCCCCGTACTCCCCGAGCTCGTCGTCGGCGAGCTGCCGCCCGGCACCCACGCACTCGTGATGACCCACGACCACGCCGAGGACGCCGCGCTCTGCGACGCGGCGCTCCGCAACGGACAACTGGCGACGATCGGCCTGATCGGCTCCAGCGCCAAGTGGTCGCGGTTCCAGCGCAAGCTCGCCGAGGACGGCAACCCGCCCGAGGCGATCGCCACGATCACCACCCCGATCGGTCTGCCGGACCTGCCCGGCAAGGAGCCGGCCACCATCGCCGTCAGCGTGGCGGCCTGGCTGCTCCACCAATTCATTGCCGAGCGCAACCACGCGCCGGCCCATCGTGAGGCAAAAGCATGA
- the uraD gene encoding 2-oxo-4-hydroxy-4-carboxy-5-ureidoimidazoline decarboxylase — protein sequence MDLRAFNAVPAERLRPMLSACCDVDRWVDGVLAGRPYDDLAALTEVADRTASTFDDAEVDTALAAHPRIGDRASGESTEASWSRAEQSGVGEEARDALAEGNRSYEARFGRVFLICATGLSAAEMLASLRERLGHDDAAERTVVRDELRKIAVLRLTKVVDQEVPV from the coding sequence ATGGACCTGCGCGCCTTCAACGCCGTACCGGCCGAACGACTGAGACCGATGCTGTCGGCCTGCTGCGACGTCGACCGCTGGGTCGACGGCGTGCTCGCCGGCCGCCCGTACGACGACCTCGCGGCGCTGACCGAGGTCGCTGACCGGACCGCGAGCACGTTCGACGACGCCGAGGTCGACACGGCGCTCGCCGCGCATCCGCGGATCGGCGACCGGGCGTCCGGGGAAAGCACCGAGGCGTCCTGGTCGCGCGCCGAGCAGTCCGGGGTCGGCGAGGAAGCTCGCGATGCGCTGGCCGAGGGCAACCGGTCGTACGAGGCACGGTTCGGGCGGGTGTTCCTGATCTGCGCGACCGGGCTGTCGGCCGCGGAGATGCTCGCTTCGCTGCGTGAGCGGCTGGGCCACGACGACGCGGCCGAGCGGACCGTCGTCCGGGACGAGCTGCGCAAGATCGCCGTCCTGCGGCTCACCAAGGTCGTCGATCAGGAGGTGCCGGTATGA